The Anopheles coluzzii chromosome 2, AcolN3, whole genome shotgun sequence genome window below encodes:
- the LOC125908354 gene encoding uncharacterized protein LOC125908354 encodes MDKKMKAFQLKKRIAVENISALERFRESFSGDDAKQIPEASADLDRHKDEFFIAIAKIEELDDSNEAIELCIKERIEIEGRCRKLKSFFREILRKEEVSLNGTTGLASSTLAFGRPNTPHLRLPKIELPTFDGDHTKRLSFRDRFIAMIDASSELPSIAKLEYLLSSLKGEAALPFEHTALTDDNYSVTWAQLLKRYDNSRLLVREYYRKLHHLPAVHVECVDKLTNLVDEFSRYVNGFVKLKEPVDSWDTPLSNMLLMKLDRATLLAWEKHSVHFKKDKYSDVIQFVEDRIQILKSTNNFASESGERSSKVAGSNRPPQARRSIANVASSRSTPPVTSSYKCLLQCADGHLLRSCPVFNGKDVHQRREFVSSKHLCWNCLGDSHQVKACKSDYTCRICHQRHHTLLHAPVHTPNSTVAMAIQNNDGMVFLETALLYIVDGYGKRHEARALLDSGSMSNFVSNTLARKLLGTTRNKVNVSVAGIGNASQLMKGSIVATVESRINTHASQLELLILDSPFMHIPTAPIDASSWEMPSLPLADPSFYVPGKIDIIIGGDTYWELHSGKKRSLGEGKPWLVETAFGWVVAGNASLGGSHGSQLCHLSTDVTP; translated from the coding sequence ATGGACAAGAAAATGAAAGCCTTCCAACTAAAGAAAAGGATCGCAGTGGAAAACATCAGTGCTCTCGAACGGTTCCGTGAAAGCTTTTCCGGCGATGATGCCAAGCAAATCCCGGAGGCATCAGCAGACTTGGACAGGCATAAGGACGAGTTTTTCATCGCGATAGCCAAGATCGAAGAGCTCGACGACAGTAATGAGGCCATCGAATTGTGCATCAAAGAAAGAATCGAGATAGAAGGACGGTGCAGGAAGCTTAAATCTTTCTTTCGGGAAATTTTACGCAAGGAAGAAGTGTCGCTAAACGGAACGACAGGTTTGGCTTCGTCTACGCTCGCATTTGGTCGGCCAAACACTCCACACTTGCGCCTTCCAAAGATCGAGCTGCCAACCTTCGATGGGGATCATACGAAAAGGCTTTCGTTCCGCGATCGCTTCATCGCGATGATCGACGCTTCCTCTGAGCTTCCATCGATAGCAAAGCTCGAATACTTGCTATCATCATTGAAGGGAGAAGCGGCGCTTCCCTTCGAACACACTGCATTAACAGACGATAACTATTCAGTTACGTGGGCACAGCTTCTAAAACGCTATGACAATTCTCGGTTACTCGTGCGGGAATATTATCGCAAGTTGCACCATCTTCCCGCTGTACATGTAGAGTGTGTGGACAAGCTGACAAACCTAGTGGACGAATTTTCGCGATATGTGAACGGTTTTGTGAAGCTGAAGGAGCCAGTGGATTCATGGGACACGCCACTCTCAAACATGCTTCTTATGAAGCTAGACCGTGCTACACTTTTGGCGTGGGAAAAACATTCAGTGCATTTCAAAAAGGACAAATATAGTGATGTGATACAATTTGTGGAAGACCGTATACAAATCCTTAAATCTACAAACAATTTCGCGAGTGAATCTGGTGAACGTTCGAGTAAGGTGGCCGGCTCCAATCGTCCTCCACAAGCACGTAGATCGATCGCAAATGTAGCATCTTCGCGGTCGACACCACCGGTTACATCGAGTTACAAGTGTCTCCTGCAGTGTGCTGATGGCCATCTTCTACGTAGCTGTCCGGTGTTCAATGGCAAGGATGTGCACCAACGACGTGAGTTTGTTTCCTCAAAGCATCTGTGCTGGAATTGTCTGGGTGATTCTCATCAGGTGAAGGCATGCAAATCGGACTATACATGTCGTATATGTCATCAGCGTCATCATACACTATTGCATGCACCCGTTCATACGCCTAACTCAACGGTCGCGATGGCTATTCAAAACAATGATGGTATGGTGTTTTTGGAAACGGCTCTGCTATACATCGTTGACGGATACGGAAAGAGACATGAAGCAAGAGCACTTCTCGACTCGGGTTCTATGTCGAACTTTGTCTCTAACACGCTTGCTCGGAAGCTTCTCGGGACGACTCGCAACAAGGTCAACGTGTCCGTCGCAGGTATCGGAAATGCGTCACAGCTGATGAAAGGTTCGATCGTTGCAACCGTCGAATCGAGGATCAACACTCATGCATCTCAGCTGGAGTTGCTCATCTTAGACTCTCCCTTTATGCACATACCAACGGCTCCAATTGATGCATCATCATGGGAAATGCCGAGCTTGCCGCTTGCTGACCCTTCGTTCTATGTACCTGGCAAGATCGACATCATCATCGGTGGAGATACATACTGGGAGCTTCATTCCGGTAAAAAACGTTCCCTCGGCGAAGGGAAACCATGGCTTGTGGAGACTGCTTTCGGCTGGGTTGTCGCAGGAAATGCATCGTTAGGTGGTTCTCATGGTTCGCAGCTATGCCACCTATCTACCGACGTAACTCCTTGA